One Mesorhizobium sp. L-2-11 genomic region harbors:
- a CDS encoding SIR2 family NAD-dependent protein deacylase, with protein sequence MPSALEQLARSVKERRAILFVGAGVSMSVGLPSWEKLIEHMVDELGLDREVVDRPESSYQALAEYYRLKHGSLGPLRSWMDREWSVSREKVRGSAIHKLIVSLDFPIIYTTNYDRNLEVAFEVHDRAFVKVANAKDIAKVNGEVTQIIKYHGDFDDDASLVLAESDYFERLSFESPLDVKFRADALGRTVLFIGYSMSDMNIRLLLYRLWETWRRSGYERNRPKSFVFMPQPSVVQEAVLGRWGIDMLTNEADRPEDALVAFLSKLRDAIDRA encoded by the coding sequence ATGCCGTCTGCACTTGAGCAACTGGCCCGATCCGTGAAAGAGCGACGAGCGATCTTGTTCGTTGGGGCGGGGGTGTCGATGAGCGTCGGCCTGCCATCCTGGGAGAAGCTCATCGAGCATATGGTGGATGAACTCGGCCTCGATCGAGAGGTGGTCGACAGGCCTGAGTCAAGTTACCAGGCTCTTGCCGAATATTACCGGCTGAAGCATGGCAGTCTCGGCCCCCTGCGCAGCTGGATGGATCGCGAATGGAGCGTCTCGCGGGAAAAGGTCAGGGGATCGGCGATCCACAAGCTGATCGTGTCACTCGATTTCCCGATCATCTACACCACCAACTATGATCGAAACCTTGAGGTCGCGTTCGAAGTCCACGACCGCGCGTTCGTGAAAGTGGCCAATGCCAAGGACATCGCCAAGGTGAACGGCGAGGTTACCCAGATCATCAAATACCACGGCGATTTCGACGACGATGCATCGCTGGTTCTGGCGGAGTCCGACTATTTCGAGCGGCTGTCGTTCGAGTCGCCGTTGGACGTGAAGTTCCGCGCCGACGCACTGGGGCGCACCGTCCTGTTCATCGGCTACAGCATGTCGGACATGAACATCCGTCTGTTGCTGTATCGGCTTTGGGAAACCTGGCGCCGGTCCGGTTATGAAAGGAATCGTCCGAAATCGTTCGTCTTCATGCCGCAACCGAGCGTCGTCCAGGAAGCGGTTCTCGGACGCTGGGGTATCGACATGCTGACCAACGAGGCCGATCGGCCGGAGGATGCCCTGGTGGCATTCCTGAGCAAGCTCAGGGACGCGATAGACCGCGCCTAA
- a CDS encoding NAD(P)/FAD-dependent oxidoreductase, with the protein MRSARMDQPARKRRHSASSATEADVLIVGGGPAGLAAAVYLGRFRHRVVVVDAGESRAMLIAESRNCPGFPEGISGPDLLQRLRSQAAKFGATLVQVQASSVEPTVGGFGAETNGGRIVARKVFLATGIVDVVPAIPRLREAIAKGSVRLCPVCDGYEIIDRQVAVIGHEAQVLREALFLKQYTQHVTMLARYLPDFSATTRRVAMEENIAVCDAFKKFVPTDSGYQAILKDGEVRHFDVIYPAMGCRVRSELALAMGVECCDEGYVVVDKHQRTSVEGVYAIGDLVRALNQIAVAFGQAAIAATDVHNDLALGIE; encoded by the coding sequence ATGCGTTCGGCGCGCATGGATCAACCCGCGCGCAAACGCCGACATTCAGCCTCGTCCGCGACCGAAGCGGATGTTCTCATTGTTGGCGGTGGACCTGCGGGGCTGGCGGCTGCTGTCTATCTCGGCAGGTTCCGTCATCGGGTCGTCGTGGTCGACGCGGGTGAATCGCGGGCGATGCTGATTGCGGAAAGCCGCAACTGTCCGGGATTTCCGGAAGGGATTAGCGGCCCCGATCTTCTGCAGCGGCTTCGTTCCCAGGCCGCCAAGTTCGGAGCGACACTGGTCCAGGTTCAGGCGTCATCAGTCGAGCCGACCGTAGGCGGGTTCGGCGCCGAGACCAACGGCGGGCGGATCGTCGCCCGCAAGGTATTCCTGGCGACAGGTATCGTCGATGTCGTGCCTGCAATTCCGCGTCTGCGCGAGGCCATCGCTAAAGGCAGCGTACGCCTTTGCCCGGTTTGTGACGGCTACGAAATCATAGATCGTCAGGTCGCGGTCATCGGTCACGAGGCGCAGGTGCTGCGAGAGGCCTTGTTCCTCAAGCAGTACACGCAGCACGTCACAATGCTCGCACGCTATCTTCCAGATTTTTCCGCCACCACACGGCGCGTGGCCATGGAAGAGAACATTGCGGTTTGCGACGCGTTCAAAAAGTTTGTTCCCACCGACAGCGGCTACCAGGCCATCCTCAAGGACGGCGAGGTGCGCCACTTTGACGTCATCTATCCGGCGATGGGATGCCGGGTGCGGTCCGAACTCGCGCTGGCAATGGGCGTCGAATGCTGCGACGAGGGCTATGTCGTCGTCGACAAGCATCAGCGGACCTCGGTTGAGGGGGTGTATGCCATCGGCGATCTGGTCAGAGCCCTGAACCAGATCGCAGTCGCTTTCGGCCAGGCTGCGATCGCCGCGACGGATGTCCACAATGACCTGGCTCTCGGGATCGAATAG
- a CDS encoding DUF2269 family protein: MLYFVLKFLHVIGASVLLGTGAGIAFFMLLAHRTGNAATIAAVARIVVVADFLFTAAAVVAQPITGVALAWLAGYSLSEGWIVLSIALYIVTGVFWLPVVWMQMEMRNLASEAAKAGAPLPARYIRLFRLWFAFGFPAFAAVLGIFWLMIARPAIEW; the protein is encoded by the coding sequence ATGCTCTATTTCGTGCTGAAGTTCCTGCATGTCATCGGTGCCAGCGTGCTACTCGGCACCGGCGCCGGCATCGCATTCTTCATGCTTCTCGCCCACAGGACCGGCAATGCGGCAACCATTGCGGCAGTGGCGCGCATCGTCGTGGTCGCCGACTTTCTCTTCACGGCAGCTGCAGTCGTGGCGCAGCCGATAACCGGCGTCGCGCTCGCCTGGCTGGCGGGCTACTCGCTCTCCGAAGGCTGGATCGTGCTGTCCATCGCGCTCTATATCGTCACCGGTGTATTCTGGCTGCCGGTGGTCTGGATGCAGATGGAAATGCGCAATCTGGCGTCCGAAGCCGCCAAGGCGGGGGCCCCGCTGCCGGCCCGGTATATCAGGCTTTTCCGGCTGTGGTTCGCCTTCGGCTTTCCCGCCTTTGCTGCCGTCCTCGGGATTTTCTGGCTGATGATCGCGCGGCCGGCGATCGAGTGGTAA
- a CDS encoding SDR family oxidoreductase, with protein MRILVAGATGLIGASVCARLVSEGHEVVGIVRRPRANAVRDYQTLVLDMAAALRPEDWLPHLTGVDVVVNCAGVLQDSPREKTGQVHRDAAAALFLACTRAGVTKVIHFSAMGVDRAQPSSFSATKYAGDQALMALDLDWIILRPSVVLGRPVFGASALFRGLASLPVLPSMPDTGRLQVVQLDDVVSTVLFFLNPGSPSRLALELAGPEQLTMDEIVGSFRRWLGWAPAARIVLPGWVARLLYRLGDFAAMLGWRPPMRTNAAREIARGAVGDPSDWISLTGMRPQSLAQFLALNPATVQEKWFAGLYVTKPAIFVVLPFFWIMTGIVSLTTGYGNGIDLMQSTGAGMLSAPTVIAGALADIVVGALIAWRPTARKGLYAGIALSLFYLILGTFLRPDLWNEPLGPFLKVLPIIVLHFVALAILEER; from the coding sequence ATGAGAATTCTCGTTGCTGGAGCCACCGGTTTGATCGGCGCTTCGGTCTGCGCCCGCCTCGTTTCCGAAGGACATGAGGTGGTCGGCATCGTCCGTCGCCCTCGGGCAAATGCAGTCCGTGATTACCAGACATTGGTGCTGGACATGGCCGCCGCGTTACGCCCTGAAGATTGGCTGCCGCATCTGACTGGCGTCGATGTCGTGGTGAACTGCGCCGGCGTTCTGCAGGACAGCCCTCGCGAAAAGACCGGGCAAGTCCATCGCGATGCGGCGGCGGCTCTTTTTCTCGCCTGCACGCGGGCCGGCGTTACCAAGGTCATCCACTTCTCGGCAATGGGTGTGGATCGGGCACAGCCTTCGTCGTTCTCGGCGACGAAATATGCCGGCGATCAGGCGCTTATGGCGCTTGACCTCGACTGGATAATCCTTCGCCCTTCCGTTGTGCTCGGCCGGCCTGTGTTTGGGGCCAGTGCATTGTTTCGCGGCCTGGCCTCGCTGCCGGTCCTGCCGTCAATGCCAGATACCGGCCGGCTGCAGGTCGTGCAGCTCGATGATGTGGTCTCGACGGTGCTCTTCTTTCTCAATCCCGGCAGTCCGTCTCGTCTGGCGCTGGAACTTGCAGGTCCCGAACAGCTGACCATGGATGAGATCGTCGGCAGTTTCCGCCGCTGGCTCGGCTGGGCTCCCGCTGCCAGGATTGTCCTGCCGGGATGGGTTGCGCGGCTTCTCTACCGCCTCGGCGATTTTGCCGCGATGCTCGGCTGGCGACCTCCTATGCGCACCAACGCCGCCAGGGAGATCGCACGGGGAGCGGTCGGAGATCCCTCGGACTGGATTTCCCTGACCGGCATGCGGCCGCAAAGCCTGGCGCAGTTCCTCGCGCTCAACCCTGCGACGGTGCAGGAAAAATGGTTTGCCGGGCTTTATGTCACCAAGCCTGCAATCTTCGTCGTGCTGCCGTTCTTCTGGATCATGACAGGGATTGTGTCACTGACCACTGGCTACGGCAACGGCATCGACCTCATGCAAAGCACGGGGGCTGGCATGTTGTCGGCGCCTACAGTGATCGCCGGCGCTCTTGCCGACATCGTCGTCGGCGCACTGATAGCCTGGCGGCCAACGGCGCGAAAAGGCCTCTACGCCGGCATCGCGCTCTCGCTGTTCTACCTGATCCTCGGCACTTTCCTGCGCCCCGACCTGTGGAACGAGCCACTTGGGCCGTTCCTGAAGGTCTTGCCGATCATCGTCCTTCACTTCGTTGCCTTGGCGATCCTGGAGGAGCGCTGA
- a CDS encoding extracellular solute-binding protein — protein sequence MPYIIRPLPSWAQSTVLNVTTYDKFLPQEFLDKFQKDSGIKVNVRLTDDQGKQYNLLAAEGANPSTDMVTVAGHRYSQFISSNLLQALDTGKIPNWKNLNPAYQNAPWARVDGKLWGLPILAGYEGLAVNTNYVKDPQSWDVMFDPQFKGLTSYIVSDFMTITMQYLGFDGDFVSYTDKPEEALKATNAARDHLIKHKDMVRKYYDAGSEVQQMFINEDIYLGHAWSGPAAKLIADGHPIKLSVPKEGTYGFCYTLNVVNNAPNAENAYKLLDAILATPDVGASMQRQSGFASTISGVPEVLTDIERAAGTLPQEQVERIVFFSPVNRDMKNEMIDKATAEVKAA from the coding sequence ATGCCCTACATCATTCGGCCGCTGCCATCCTGGGCGCAGTCGACCGTGCTCAACGTAACCACCTATGACAAATTCTTGCCGCAGGAGTTTCTCGACAAATTCCAGAAGGACAGCGGAATCAAGGTCAATGTCCGCCTGACCGACGATCAGGGCAAGCAGTACAATTTGCTGGCGGCAGAGGGTGCCAACCCTTCGACGGACATGGTGACAGTGGCTGGCCACCGATATTCGCAGTTCATCAGTTCGAACCTTCTGCAGGCTCTCGACACCGGCAAGATTCCGAATTGGAAGAACCTGAACCCCGCCTATCAGAACGCGCCTTGGGCTCGGGTCGACGGCAAGCTCTGGGGCCTGCCGATCCTCGCCGGCTATGAGGGCTTGGCCGTCAACACCAATTACGTGAAGGACCCGCAGAGCTGGGACGTCATGTTCGACCCTCAGTTCAAGGGCCTGACTTCCTACATTGTCAGCGACTTCATGACGATCACGATGCAATATCTCGGCTTCGACGGTGACTTCGTAAGTTACACGGACAAGCCCGAGGAGGCTTTGAAGGCCACCAATGCCGCGCGCGATCACCTGATCAAGCACAAGGACATGGTGCGCAAATATTACGACGCGGGTTCGGAAGTGCAGCAGATGTTCATCAACGAGGACATCTATCTCGGGCACGCATGGTCGGGTCCGGCCGCCAAGCTCATTGCCGACGGCCATCCGATCAAGCTGTCGGTTCCGAAGGAAGGCACATACGGTTTTTGCTACACCCTCAATGTCGTCAACAACGCGCCCAATGCAGAGAATGCCTACAAGCTGCTCGACGCGATCCTGGCAACACCGGATGTCGGCGCCTCGATGCAACGCCAATCGGGCTTCGCCTCCACCATTTCCGGCGTTCCGGAAGTGCTGACCGACATCGAGCGTGCGGCCGGCACGCTGCCACAGGAACAGGTCGAGCGCATCGTCTTCTTCTCGCCGGTCAACCGCGACATGAAGAACGAGATGATCGACAAGGCGACCGCCGAAGTCAAGGCAGCCTGA
- a CDS encoding ABC transporter permease — protein MASNSTLVRGGAMPAVAAPAYSTRLPALFNSGLYQSTLGALVSNKTTRMVLLAAVPIVWIVMMHIGPIYQMLKISLLSNYPIQHGRAPTVTFANYAIFFSEPLYFMPLIRSFVYATSATAVTLLVVYPVAYYVAKIVQPDRRSKALLLLLVPFWAGELIRTFSIIMLLANRGALNVFLRDVGMIDRPIPLLYTPFSLGFGLVYLISLYMLLPLYSAIDKIPKHLLDAAADLGAGPFTRFRRIVLPLSRDGIVSGCSLVFLTSIGVFATPMLLGGPTTVLFPETISGFFHGASDKWPVGAAFAMIMLVSALTTAAIFMRIVGGKSTRLM, from the coding sequence ATGGCCAGCAACTCGACCCTTGTCCGTGGCGGAGCGATGCCAGCTGTCGCCGCGCCGGCGTATTCAACGCGGCTTCCCGCACTCTTCAACTCGGGTCTCTACCAGTCGACGCTGGGCGCGCTGGTCTCGAACAAGACGACGCGGATGGTGCTGCTTGCGGCGGTTCCGATCGTGTGGATCGTCATGATGCATATCGGGCCGATTTACCAGATGCTGAAGATCAGCCTGCTCAGCAACTATCCGATCCAGCATGGCCGCGCGCCGACCGTCACCTTCGCCAATTACGCGATTTTCTTTTCCGAGCCGTTGTATTTCATGCCGCTCATTCGCAGCTTCGTCTATGCGACTTCGGCGACGGCGGTGACGCTGCTGGTCGTCTATCCCGTCGCTTACTATGTGGCGAAGATCGTGCAGCCCGATCGCAGATCGAAGGCGCTGCTGCTTCTGCTGGTGCCGTTCTGGGCGGGCGAGTTGATCCGGACCTTCTCCATCATCATGCTGCTCGCCAATCGCGGCGCCCTGAACGTTTTCCTGCGCGACGTTGGCATGATCGACCGGCCGATCCCGCTGCTTTATACGCCGTTCTCGCTGGGCTTTGGCCTGGTCTACCTGATCAGCCTCTACATGCTCCTGCCGCTCTACTCGGCCATCGACAAGATCCCCAAACATCTGCTCGACGCTGCAGCCGATCTCGGCGCTGGGCCGTTCACGCGCTTCAGGCGCATTGTGCTACCGCTGTCGCGCGACGGCATCGTGTCGGGATGCTCGCTGGTGTTCCTGACGTCGATCGGCGTCTTCGCCACGCCGATGCTGCTGGGCGGGCCAACCACCGTGCTGTTTCCTGAGACGATCAGCGGCTTCTTCCACGGCGCCAGCGACAAGTGGCCTGTGGGTGCAGCCTTTGCCATGATCATGCTGGTCTCGGCACTTACCACCGCTGCCATCTTCATGCGGATCGTTGGCGGTAAATCGACGAGGCTGATGTGA
- a CDS encoding ABC transporter permease — protein MRTMLADAPRTALTMAYWGFVLYLFLPLTLMMAMSFKNAAFIAFPIGDWTFDWYLKVMQDKPFLEACVYSVLVAGLTTLAATVIGVWIAMLIATTEGRWGAVLFALACLPAVVPGMISAISLRIFISTIDMPTGTAAIVLGHTVHAVPFVVVMALTRLRSMPANLVDAARDLGADSVVAFFRVTLPYLGPAIGGGMIFCILLSIDDFVRTFFLGGYRPTLPMLIFAKVQGGMSPEINAMATLVLLVTGAVGLYAEYYTRRSRSR, from the coding sequence ATGCGCACGATGCTTGCCGACGCGCCGCGCACCGCGTTGACGATGGCCTATTGGGGCTTCGTGCTCTACCTCTTCCTTCCGCTCACGCTGATGATGGCAATGAGCTTCAAGAATGCCGCCTTCATCGCCTTCCCGATCGGCGACTGGACCTTCGACTGGTACTTGAAGGTTATGCAGGACAAGCCGTTCCTGGAAGCCTGCGTCTATTCGGTGCTGGTGGCAGGGCTCACCACGCTTGCGGCGACGGTCATCGGCGTTTGGATCGCGATGCTGATCGCAACGACCGAAGGGCGCTGGGGCGCCGTGCTGTTCGCGCTCGCCTGCCTGCCCGCGGTGGTGCCAGGAATGATTTCCGCCATTTCGCTGCGCATCTTCATCAGCACCATCGACATGCCGACCGGCACGGCCGCGATCGTGCTTGGCCACACCGTTCATGCGGTGCCTTTCGTCGTCGTGATGGCGCTGACGAGGCTGCGCTCGATGCCGGCCAACCTGGTCGACGCGGCACGAGATCTCGGCGCCGACAGCGTCGTCGCGTTCTTCCGCGTCACCTTGCCCTATCTGGGGCCTGCCATCGGCGGCGGCATGATCTTTTGCATCCTTTTGTCGATCGACGATTTCGTGCGCACCTTTTTCCTCGGCGGCTATCGCCCGACGCTGCCGATGCTGATTTTCGCCAAAGTCCAGGGCGGCATGTCGCCAGAGATCAATGCGATGGCGACACTGGTGCTGCTGGTGACCGGAGCGGTTGGACTTTACGCCGAATATTACACACGCCGTTCGAGGAGCCGCTGA
- a CDS encoding ABC transporter ATP-binding protein — translation MDPVVQFQNVTKAYGQAVAVDDLNLTIQAGKFVTLLGPSGCGKSTTLRMLGGFEIPNSGRILLAGKDVTRLPPNKRNVNIVFQDYALFPHMNVARNIAFGLELKGLDASAIHKRVMELLALVQLQDYATRMPSELSGGQRQRVALMRALAPDPQVLLLDEPLSALDAKLRQQMQIELKSIQERTGKTFLFVTHDQEEALTMSDQIVVMNNGKVEQMGDPHTLYSRPQSVFVANFIGDANLLRAKVVGADAQGTALTWNGRQVGALPSAHAMKQGDSVLIVVRPEALRFLSVPSGEGFTGKIRKRVFKGNHTSMTIEVDDGSQLNALVHPGESEAISGEDVWLGWNPRAATVIRDESAAG, via the coding sequence ATGGATCCGGTCGTTCAATTTCAGAATGTGACCAAGGCCTATGGCCAGGCCGTCGCCGTCGATGATCTCAACCTCACAATCCAGGCCGGCAAGTTCGTCACGCTGCTTGGGCCGTCCGGCTGCGGAAAGTCGACCACGCTGCGCATGCTCGGCGGCTTCGAAATCCCCAATTCGGGACGCATCCTGCTGGCCGGAAAGGACGTGACGCGGCTACCGCCGAACAAGCGCAACGTCAACATCGTCTTCCAGGACTACGCGCTGTTCCCGCACATGAATGTCGCGCGCAACATCGCCTTCGGGCTCGAATTGAAAGGGCTAGATGCATCGGCCATCCACAAGCGCGTCATGGAACTGCTGGCGCTCGTGCAGTTGCAGGACTACGCGACGCGCATGCCGTCGGAGCTGTCCGGCGGGCAACGACAGCGCGTCGCGCTGATGCGGGCGCTGGCGCCAGACCCGCAGGTCCTGCTGCTCGACGAACCCTTGAGCGCGCTCGACGCCAAGCTGCGCCAGCAGATGCAGATCGAGCTCAAGTCGATCCAGGAGCGAACCGGCAAGACTTTCCTGTTCGTCACCCATGACCAGGAGGAAGCGCTGACCATGTCGGACCAGATCGTGGTCATGAACAATGGAAAGGTCGAACAGATGGGCGACCCTCATACTCTGTACTCGCGACCGCAGAGCGTCTTCGTGGCGAACTTCATCGGCGACGCCAACCTGCTGCGGGCCAAGGTGGTTGGCGCGGACGCGCAGGGAACCGCCCTGACCTGGAACGGCAGGCAGGTCGGCGCGCTGCCCAGCGCGCATGCGATGAAACAGGGCGACTCTGTCCTGATCGTCGTGCGGCCGGAAGCGCTTCGCTTCTTGTCCGTGCCGAGCGGCGAAGGCTTCACCGGCAAGATCAGAAAGCGTGTCTTCAAAGGCAACCACACGTCGATGACGATAGAAGTCGACGATGGTAGCCAGTTGAACGCGCTCGTCCATCCCGGCGAAAGCGAAGCCATTTCCGGCGAGGATGTGTGGCTAGGCTGGAACCCGCGTGCTGCCACCGTCATCCGCGACGAGTCTGCCGCGGGATGA
- a CDS encoding NAD(P)-binding domain-containing protein, translated as MTRVRHTEMADSLEQLARRVRDDLACLCVPPVNWVAPRAPADGRPVHDVVVIGGGMCGLVASFALQIAGIRNIRIFDRAPRGLEGPWVTYARMETLRSPKQLTGPAYGMASLTFRAWFTAQFGEGAWEALDKIPRPMWMDYLRWYRQVLELPVENDVDVRRIVPEGDLLRLDLAGTGRREDIVLTRRVVMATGRDGTGRPNIPDFVQHLPRTLWAHSSEAIDFAGLKGKRVVVIGVGASAVDNAAEALEAGAAEVRHLARRREMPTINKLMGIGSTGFTAAFPDLGDDWRWRIMHYSFQTQTPAPRGSTLRVSRHANAHFHFDAGIDRVDVANGALEITTTSGKVLDTDFIILGTGFIVDPLARTELEGYADRIALWRDRYQPPAGLANEQLGAFPYLADDFSFVERNAGEATWLSRIHCFNYGASVSLGKTSGDVPGISEGAGWLARAIAAKLYSEDVEVHWQRLLDYDTPELKGDEWTASELPDREFDRPSQKRGAL; from the coding sequence ATGACCAGGGTTCGCCACACCGAGATGGCCGACAGCCTGGAACAGCTCGCTCGACGTGTTCGCGACGATCTGGCGTGTCTGTGCGTGCCACCAGTCAACTGGGTCGCGCCGAGAGCGCCAGCAGACGGCCGCCCCGTGCATGACGTGGTGGTGATCGGCGGCGGCATGTGCGGGCTGGTCGCCAGCTTCGCGCTGCAGATCGCCGGCATCAGGAACATCCGCATTTTCGATCGCGCGCCGCGCGGGCTCGAAGGGCCATGGGTGACCTATGCCCGCATGGAGACGCTACGCTCGCCGAAACAGCTGACCGGTCCCGCCTATGGTATGGCCTCACTGACGTTTCGGGCGTGGTTTACCGCGCAATTTGGCGAAGGTGCATGGGAAGCCCTCGACAAGATCCCGCGGCCGATGTGGATGGACTACCTGCGCTGGTACAGACAGGTGCTTGAGCTGCCAGTCGAGAACGACGTCGATGTCAGGCGGATCGTTCCCGAAGGCGACCTGCTGAGGCTTGATCTGGCTGGAACCGGGCGACGCGAGGACATCGTGCTGACGCGCCGTGTGGTGATGGCGACGGGACGCGACGGCACCGGCCGGCCGAACATACCCGACTTTGTGCAACATCTGCCCAGGACGCTTTGGGCGCATTCGTCAGAGGCGATCGACTTTGCCGGGTTGAAGGGCAAACGCGTCGTCGTGATTGGCGTCGGTGCTTCCGCTGTCGACAATGCGGCCGAGGCGCTGGAAGCAGGCGCCGCCGAAGTGCGGCACCTGGCGCGGCGACGCGAGATGCCGACCATCAACAAGCTGATGGGTATCGGCTCGACAGGGTTTACGGCAGCCTTTCCCGACCTGGGCGACGACTGGCGCTGGCGCATCATGCACTATTCCTTCCAGACGCAGACGCCCGCGCCGCGCGGCTCGACCTTGCGGGTCAGCCGTCACGCCAACGCCCATTTCCACTTCGACGCAGGCATTGACCGGGTCGATGTTGCGAATGGTGCGCTGGAGATCACGACGACATCCGGCAAGGTGCTGGACACCGACTTCATCATCCTCGGAACCGGCTTTATCGTCGACCCTTTGGCGCGTACCGAGCTCGAAGGATATGCCGACCGCATCGCCCTGTGGCGCGACCGCTACCAGCCGCCGGCCGGACTGGCAAACGAGCAGCTCGGCGCCTTCCCCTACCTCGCCGACGATTTCAGCTTCGTCGAGCGCAACGCGGGCGAGGCGACGTGGCTTTCTCGCATCCATTGTTTCAACTATGGCGCCAGCGTGAGCCTCGGCAAGACCAGCGGTGACGTCCCCGGCATCAGTGAGGGCGCAGGCTGGCTGGCGCGGGCCATTGCCGCAAAACTCTACAGCGAGGACGTCGAGGTCCATTGGCAGCGACTGCTCGACTACGACACGCCTGAACTCAAAGGCGACGAGTGGACGGCGTCCGAGCTCCCCGACCGCGAGTTCGATCGACCATCCCAGAAGCGAGGTGCGCTATGA
- a CDS encoding CMD domain-containing protein produces the protein MNDVLLRLSGIDPQSELAKVIAKRADIFELTEKTHDAALRPADPGGLSHAMRAAIACRIASLNGDAAFRDHFGAMLDQAAPDEIERQVSDLDFKASDPRISALIRHADLVAANPRSASGRDIELLRQAGIAEADVVRLSELVAFVSYQIRVVAGLRLMRQSA, from the coding sequence ATGAACGATGTCCTTCTGCGCCTGTCAGGAATCGATCCGCAGAGCGAACTCGCCAAAGTCATTGCCAAACGCGCCGACATTTTCGAGCTGACGGAAAAAACCCATGACGCGGCCCTGCGTCCCGCTGATCCCGGTGGCCTGTCGCATGCGATGCGCGCGGCCATTGCCTGCCGCATCGCCAGCCTGAACGGCGATGCGGCGTTTCGCGACCATTTCGGCGCGATGCTCGATCAGGCCGCTCCTGATGAAATAGAGCGGCAGGTCAGTGACCTCGACTTCAAAGCTAGCGACCCCCGCATCAGCGCGCTGATCCGTCATGCCGACCTGGTCGCGGCCAACCCGCGCTCGGCGAGCGGCAGAGATATCGAGCTGTTGCGCCAGGCGGGTATCGCCGAGGCGGATGTCGTCCGTCTCTCCGAGCTGGTGGCGTTTGTCAGCTACCAGATCCGGGTCGTGGCAGGACTGCGACTGATGAGGCAATCGGCATGA
- a CDS encoding peroxidase-related enzyme (This protein belongs to a clade of uncharacterized proteins related to peroxidases such as the alkylhydroperoxidase AhpD.), with translation MTRVLQDFTTKVPIWKPHVTPVDLEHATPAQLDALQVTPSNRKISDYVLVLAHDAETLKHRSPLFNGIMYNRGGMSRAEREIGAVGASLVNRCIYCAAVHAERYSQLSKDEASIGKIFADGVDAELEPRLSAILQFAVKLSQCPPAADGEDVARLRDCGLGDEEILDLVLSASLFGWANRLMHTLGEPVAE, from the coding sequence ATGACACGCGTCTTGCAGGATTTCACCACCAAAGTTCCGATCTGGAAGCCGCATGTTACGCCGGTCGATCTCGAACATGCAACGCCCGCGCAGCTGGACGCTTTGCAGGTGACGCCGTCGAACCGAAAAATCTCGGACTATGTGCTTGTTCTGGCGCATGACGCCGAGACGCTGAAGCACCGGTCGCCGCTGTTCAATGGCATCATGTACAATCGCGGCGGCATGTCACGCGCCGAGCGCGAAATCGGCGCGGTCGGTGCCTCGCTGGTTAACCGTTGCATCTACTGCGCCGCCGTCCATGCGGAGCGCTATTCCCAGCTTTCCAAAGACGAAGCCTCCATCGGCAAAATTTTCGCCGACGGCGTGGATGCTGAGCTTGAGCCCAGGCTATCGGCGATCCTGCAATTCGCCGTCAAGCTTTCGCAATGTCCGCCCGCAGCCGACGGCGAGGACGTTGCGCGGCTGAGAGACTGCGGCCTTGGCGACGAGGAAATCCTCGACCTGGTGCTTTCGGCCTCGCTGTTCGGCTGGGCGAACCGGCTGATGCACACGCTTGGGGAGCCGGTCGCGGAATGA